In Bifidobacterium sp. ESL0745, one DNA window encodes the following:
- a CDS encoding TrmH family RNA methyltransferase encodes MREPNPITAAAQASGEPVFREVGVGPWAETHPDESRPDDPQSPSFDERYDPELLDNGDRRNVLDKYRYWSVAAIKADLDKQGRHGFEVAVENWTHDFNIGSMVRTANAFAARKVHIVGPHKWNRKGALMTELYQHVDHHPSIEDLVTSWKREIAEEIEQAESDKAKAESQADKARYHRIAEDARASRIIALDIIPGAVPIETYRFPNRCLMLFGAEGPGLSQKALELADDVVYISQFGSVRSINAGAAAAVAMHCWISQHLTR; translated from the coding sequence ATGCGTGAGCCGAATCCGATAACCGCAGCAGCGCAAGCTTCTGGCGAGCCGGTTTTCCGTGAGGTAGGCGTCGGCCCGTGGGCCGAGACCCATCCTGATGAATCCCGTCCCGATGACCCGCAATCGCCCAGTTTCGACGAACGTTACGATCCGGAACTGCTCGACAACGGCGACCGCCGCAACGTGCTCGACAAATACCGCTATTGGTCGGTGGCCGCCATCAAGGCCGACCTCGACAAACAAGGTCGTCACGGTTTCGAGGTGGCCGTGGAGAACTGGACCCACGATTTCAACATCGGTTCGATGGTGCGCACGGCCAACGCCTTTGCCGCCCGCAAGGTCCATATCGTCGGCCCGCACAAGTGGAACCGTAAGGGTGCGCTGATGACCGAGCTCTATCAGCACGTTGACCATCACCCTTCCATTGAGGATCTGGTGACAAGCTGGAAGCGGGAAATTGCTGAAGAAATCGAGCAAGCAGAATCCGACAAGGCCAAGGCAGAGTCTCAAGCGGACAAGGCCCGATACCACCGCATTGCCGAGGATGCCAGAGCCTCACGCATCATCGCGCTCGACATCATTCCGGGGGCAGTTCCCATTGAAACTTACCGTTTCCCGAACCGTTGCCTGATGTTGTTCGGTGCCGAAGGTCCTGGTCTTTCCCAAAAGGCACTGGAACTGGCCGATGATGTGGTCTACATTTCTCAGTTCGGTTCGGTGCGCTCGATCAACGCCGGTGCGGCCGCTGCAGTGGCGATGCACTGCTGGATCTCCCAGCACCTGACTCGATAA
- a CDS encoding orotate phosphoribosyltransferase yields MSEASGEVKVEARSAGERKNSESGSGSKSSKSSEQGKNKLQVLLQSAVEKKPFSELFDVSLDHSGAELIGDALLDTLEKRGFALDAFDAVGALTAAAVPMVTAVTHAAHVRGRELDGFVMDFVYPSIKGPSISGKRVVLLDSWLSEKSYVQTSSLVTLRNGNELSLDFSVVEHEGAQVVAIASLIGGVSGDADASTIKVINPVSGEKCNLPFARAFDEDELRGNAPSAVKKAS; encoded by the coding sequence ATGAGTGAGGCAAGCGGCGAGGTTAAGGTAGAAGCCAGAAGTGCTGGCGAAAGAAAGAACAGCGAAAGCGGAAGTGGAAGCAAGAGCAGCAAAAGCAGCGAGCAGGGCAAAAACAAATTGCAGGTGCTTCTGCAATCAGCGGTCGAGAAGAAGCCTTTCAGTGAACTGTTCGATGTGAGCCTTGACCATTCTGGTGCCGAGTTGATTGGCGACGCCTTGCTTGATACGCTTGAGAAGCGTGGCTTTGCGCTTGACGCTTTCGATGCCGTAGGCGCGTTGACCGCTGCCGCCGTGCCGATGGTGACGGCAGTGACGCACGCTGCCCATGTCCGGGGCCGTGAACTTGACGGCTTCGTGATGGATTTCGTCTATCCATCGATTAAGGGTCCGTCGATTTCCGGTAAGCGTGTGGTTCTTTTGGATTCCTGGCTTTCCGAAAAGTCGTATGTGCAGACTTCGTCGTTGGTCACCCTACGTAATGGCAATGAGCTGAGCCTTGATTTCAGCGTCGTTGAGCATGAGGGTGCGCAAGTGGTCGCTATCGCCTCGCTTATTGGCGGGGTCAGTGGTGACGCTGATGCGAGCACAATCAAAGTCATCAATCCTGTCTCCGGTGAGAAATGCAATCTTCCGTTCGCGAGGGCCTTTGATGAGGATGAATTGCGTGGCAACGCTCCTTCTGCAGTGAAGAAGGCCAGCTGA
- the rmuC gene encoding DNA recombination protein RmuC, whose product MFENPVVAIVLVILAAALGLVAGFVLGKSKGQESARNVKNEDVEEVKAQNDELRRQVGELTTQAAQYRTQSDGLNQQLAFVKSQLAQAQQAEQTRVQRQQEQERQAAERKQAEQAKAMAEQSKVLSALAPVQKNLDALQQKVTQIEEGRKHEMGALGQQLKGLNDQQTRLDKETSSLSAALRNNKVRGAWGEAQLRNIVESAGLLEHVDFDTQVVVTDPEGRVQRPDMVVYLPGGKTIPIDAKAPYSDYQRACEIPDTAPEDELKRRNELLQAHAKALREHVKTLGDKAYWNAFETTPDFVIAFIPNDALLEAALKVDPTLMDDAFAKKVALTSPVTLWAVLKSVAFAWQQQSLTDDAKMLFDLSRELYERFAVLGDKANKLGHSITRTVSAYNAFASSLESRVLVTARKMQKIDSSKVIEPVEMVDSDKTDVHELTAPELNLESEEQE is encoded by the coding sequence ATGTTCGAAAATCCTGTAGTGGCAATCGTGTTGGTCATTCTCGCAGCGGCGCTGGGGCTGGTGGCCGGTTTCGTGCTGGGCAAGTCCAAAGGACAGGAATCTGCGCGGAATGTCAAGAACGAAGACGTTGAAGAAGTCAAGGCACAGAACGACGAGCTCCGCCGCCAGGTCGGCGAGCTCACTACGCAGGCCGCACAATACCGCACGCAATCCGACGGCTTGAACCAGCAGCTGGCGTTTGTCAAATCCCAGTTGGCGCAGGCCCAGCAGGCCGAGCAGACGCGCGTGCAGCGGCAACAGGAACAGGAGCGTCAGGCCGCCGAACGCAAGCAGGCTGAACAGGCCAAGGCCATGGCCGAGCAGAGCAAGGTGCTTTCGGCGCTCGCGCCCGTGCAAAAGAATCTTGACGCCCTGCAGCAGAAGGTCACCCAGATCGAGGAAGGCCGCAAGCATGAGATGGGTGCTTTGGGCCAGCAGCTCAAGGGGCTGAACGACCAGCAGACCCGTTTGGACAAGGAAACCAGTTCGCTTTCCGCCGCGTTGCGTAACAACAAGGTGCGTGGTGCTTGGGGCGAGGCGCAGTTGCGCAACATCGTGGAGTCCGCAGGGCTTTTGGAGCATGTCGATTTCGATACGCAGGTGGTGGTCACCGACCCGGAAGGTCGTGTGCAACGACCGGATATGGTGGTTTATTTGCCCGGTGGCAAGACCATTCCCATCGATGCCAAGGCTCCGTATTCCGATTATCAGCGTGCCTGCGAGATTCCCGACACTGCGCCTGAAGACGAGCTCAAGCGTCGTAACGAATTGCTGCAGGCCCACGCCAAGGCGTTGCGTGAGCATGTCAAGACCTTGGGCGACAAGGCTTATTGGAATGCTTTCGAAACCACTCCGGATTTCGTCATTGCGTTCATCCCCAACGATGCCTTGCTTGAGGCGGCGTTGAAGGTCGACCCCACATTGATGGACGATGCCTTCGCCAAGAAGGTCGCGCTGACCTCGCCGGTCACGTTGTGGGCCGTCCTGAAATCGGTCGCTTTCGCTTGGCAGCAGCAGAGCCTCACCGACGATGCCAAGATGCTCTTTGACCTTTCGCGTGAACTGTATGAACGCTTCGCGGTTCTGGGGGACAAGGCCAACAAACTTGGCCACTCGATTACTCGCACGGTTTCGGCTTATAACGCCTTCGCTTCGTCATTGGAATCGCGTGTGTTGGTCACGGCGCGTAAAATGCAGAAGATTGATTCGAGCAAGGTCATCGAGCCGGTCGAGATGGTTGATTCCGACAAGACCGATGTGCATGAGCTGACCGCGCCCGAGCTGAATCTGGAATCAGAGGAGCAGGAATGA
- the clpB gene encoding ATP-dependent chaperone ClpB, which translates to MEQQFTTMAQEAIGDAIQSASAAGNPQVDTLHLMDALLRQENSVVTGLISAAGGDPKAIGAAVRNALVALPSASGSSTSQPQASRQLTAALAQAEKEMQKMGDEYVSTEHLLIGIAASAPNESATILKNNGVTPEALRKAVPSVRGGAKVTSPDAEGSYKALEKYSTDLTAQAKEGKLDPVIGRDQEIRRVIQILSRRTKNNPVLIGEPGVGKTAVVEGLAERIVAGDVPTTLQNKKLISLDLGSMVAGSKYRGEFEERLKSVLNEIKSANGEIITFIDEIHTIVGAGAAEGSMDAGNMLKPMLARGELRLIGATTLDEYRENIEKDPALERRFQQVFVGEPSVEDTIAILRGLKQRYEAHHKVTIGDDALVAAATLSNRYISGRQLPDKAIDLVDEAAAHLRMELDSQPEEIDELQRRETRLEMEEMQLKKAEDPASKDRLKKLQSDLADTREKLSGLKARWDQEKAGHNKVGDLRAQLDAKKVQADKYTREGDLEEASKILYRDIPAIRKQLDLAEQAADEENAKGEETEPMVPDHVDADSVAGIVSEWTGIPVGRLMQGENEKLLNMESYLGKRVIGQKEAIQAVSDAVRRSRAGISDPNRPTGSFLFLGPTGVGKTELAKALADFLFDDEKAMVRIDMSEYMEKGSVTRLIGAAPGYVGYEEGGQLTEAVRRRPYSVVLFDEVEKANPEIFDILLQVLDDGRLTDGQGRTVDFKNTILIMTSNLGSQFLVQPDLDAEAKKKAVMDAVHAHFKPEFLNRLDELVIFHPLTREELGEIVDIQVKQVASRLTDRRITLDVTKAAKEWLANAGYDPAYGARPLRRLVQTEVGDQMAKMLLAGKVHDGDTVLVDQTGGDHLELSTMPEDPLNEDREDK; encoded by the coding sequence ATGGAACAACAATTTACGACCATGGCTCAGGAAGCCATCGGAGACGCGATTCAAAGCGCGTCGGCTGCGGGCAATCCGCAGGTTGATACTTTGCATCTGATGGATGCGTTGCTGCGTCAGGAAAACAGCGTGGTCACGGGGCTGATCAGTGCCGCGGGCGGCGACCCGAAGGCGATTGGCGCCGCGGTGCGCAACGCGTTGGTCGCGTTGCCGAGCGCGAGCGGGTCTTCGACCTCGCAGCCGCAGGCGAGTCGCCAGTTGACGGCCGCGTTGGCTCAGGCCGAGAAGGAAATGCAGAAGATGGGTGACGAATACGTCTCCACCGAACATCTGCTCATCGGCATCGCAGCGAGTGCACCCAACGAGAGCGCGACGATCTTGAAGAACAACGGCGTGACCCCGGAAGCCTTGCGCAAGGCCGTTCCGAGCGTGCGTGGCGGCGCGAAAGTGACCAGCCCGGACGCCGAAGGCAGCTACAAGGCGCTGGAGAAGTACTCCACCGACTTGACTGCGCAGGCGAAGGAAGGCAAGCTTGACCCGGTGATCGGCCGCGATCAGGAGATTCGCCGCGTCATTCAGATTCTTTCCCGCCGTACCAAGAACAACCCGGTGCTGATCGGCGAGCCTGGCGTCGGCAAGACCGCCGTCGTCGAAGGCCTTGCGGAACGTATCGTGGCGGGCGATGTGCCTACGACCTTGCAGAACAAGAAGCTCATCAGCCTTGACTTGGGCTCGATGGTGGCCGGTTCGAAGTACCGTGGCGAGTTCGAGGAACGCCTGAAGTCTGTCTTGAACGAGATCAAGAGCGCGAACGGCGAGATCATCACCTTCATCGACGAGATCCATACCATCGTCGGCGCGGGTGCGGCCGAAGGTTCCATGGACGCGGGCAATATGCTCAAGCCCATGCTGGCCCGTGGTGAGCTCCGTCTGATTGGTGCGACCACGCTGGACGAATACCGCGAGAACATCGAGAAGGACCCGGCGCTGGAGCGTCGTTTCCAGCAGGTCTTCGTCGGCGAGCCGAGCGTTGAGGACACCATCGCGATCTTGCGTGGCCTGAAGCAGCGTTACGAGGCACATCACAAGGTGACCATCGGCGACGATGCGCTCGTGGCTGCAGCGACGCTTTCGAACCGGTACATTTCCGGTCGTCAGCTGCCCGACAAGGCCATCGATTTGGTTGACGAGGCGGCTGCGCATCTGCGCATGGAGTTGGATTCGCAGCCCGAGGAAATCGATGAGCTGCAACGTCGCGAGACCCGTCTCGAGATGGAGGAGATGCAGCTCAAGAAAGCTGAGGATCCTGCCAGCAAGGACCGCCTGAAGAAGCTGCAAAGCGACTTGGCGGACACCCGCGAAAAGCTTTCGGGCCTGAAGGCTCGTTGGGATCAGGAAAAGGCCGGCCACAACAAGGTCGGCGACCTGCGCGCCCAACTTGATGCCAAGAAGGTGCAGGCCGACAAGTACACCCGCGAGGGCGATTTGGAGGAGGCCAGCAAAATCCTTTACCGCGATATTCCGGCGATTCGCAAGCAGCTCGATTTGGCTGAACAGGCCGCGGACGAGGAAAACGCAAAAGGCGAGGAAACCGAGCCGATGGTCCCCGACCATGTGGATGCCGATTCGGTGGCGGGCATCGTCTCCGAATGGACCGGCATCCCCGTCGGCCGCCTGATGCAAGGTGAGAACGAGAAGCTCCTCAATATGGAAAGTTACTTGGGCAAGCGCGTCATCGGCCAGAAGGAAGCCATCCAGGCGGTTTCGGACGCTGTGCGGCGCTCGCGTGCCGGCATCTCCGATCCGAATCGTCCTACTGGTTCCTTCCTCTTCCTGGGGCCGACAGGCGTGGGCAAGACGGAGCTCGCCAAGGCGTTGGCGGACTTCCTCTTCGACGACGAGAAGGCCATGGTGCGTATCGATATGAGCGAGTACATGGAAAAGGGTTCCGTGACCCGTCTGATCGGCGCGGCCCCAGGCTACGTCGGCTACGAAGAGGGTGGCCAGCTGACCGAGGCCGTGCGGCGTCGTCCTTACTCCGTCGTGCTGTTCGACGAGGTGGAGAAGGCGAATCCCGAGATCTTCGACATCCTTCTGCAGGTGCTTGACGACGGTCGTCTGACCGATGGCCAGGGCCGGACCGTGGACTTCAAGAACACGATCCTCATCATGACTTCGAACCTCGGTTCGCAGTTCCTGGTGCAGCCTGATTTGGACGCGGAGGCCAAGAAGAAGGCCGTGATGGACGCTGTCCACGCGCACTTCAAGCCGGAATTCCTCAACCGTCTCGACGAGCTGGTGATCTTCCATCCGCTCACCCGTGAGGAGCTGGGCGAGATCGTGGACATCCAGGTCAAGCAGGTTGCGTCTCGCCTGACCGACCGTCGCATCACGCTCGACGTCACCAAGGCCGCGAAGGAATGGCTTGCCAATGCTGGTTACGACCCGGCTTACGGCGCCCGTCCGTTGCGTCGCCTGGTGCAGACCGAGGTCGGCGATCAGATGGCGAAGATGCTGCTTGCCGGCAAGGTTCACGACGGCGACACCGTTCTGGTTGACCAGACCGGCGGCGATCACCTCGAGCTGAGCACGATGCCGGAAGATCCGCTGAACGAGGATCGCGAAGATAAGTGA
- a CDS encoding fumarylacetoacetate hydrolase family protein yields MRIARYSYNDVPHYAFVQTDSNDKKDYLVELDGYPFGSQPVQPTGERHLIDEEGIRLLSPVIPSKVYGLAKNYEAHAEFMHSKGQSAAEHAPSEMVVFMKPSTSVIGPDDPIVIPSYSNDMNFEPEVAVVMGRIAKNVSVEKAMDYVLGFTCVNDVTLRDLQGDDPMWTRAKGFDTSCPLGPWVETDLNWKDAKISFTLNGEDVPAASGTTADLIHSIPEQIAEISSFATLLPGDVIMTGTPNAYGSLKPGDEAIVNIEGIGSLRNVVVKG; encoded by the coding sequence ATGAGAATCGCACGCTATTCCTATAACGATGTTCCGCACTATGCCTTCGTGCAGACCGACAGCAACGACAAGAAGGATTACCTCGTCGAGCTTGACGGCTATCCCTTCGGCTCCCAGCCGGTGCAGCCCACCGGCGAGCGCCACCTGATCGATGAAGAGGGCATTCGTCTGCTCTCGCCGGTCATTCCTTCCAAGGTTTACGGCCTGGCCAAAAACTACGAGGCTCACGCCGAATTCATGCACAGCAAGGGCCAGTCCGCCGCCGAGCATGCCCCCAGCGAGATGGTCGTTTTCATGAAGCCGTCCACTTCCGTCATCGGCCCGGACGATCCAATTGTCATACCGAGCTATTCCAACGACATGAACTTCGAGCCTGAGGTGGCCGTGGTCATGGGCCGCATTGCCAAAAACGTTTCCGTCGAGAAGGCCATGGATTACGTGCTCGGCTTCACCTGCGTCAACGATGTGACGCTGCGCGATCTGCAGGGCGACGACCCGATGTGGACCCGCGCCAAGGGCTTCGACACCTCCTGCCCGCTCGGCCCGTGGGTCGAAACCGACCTCAACTGGAAGGATGCGAAGATCTCCTTTACCCTGAACGGTGAGGATGTGCCCGCCGCTTCCGGCACCACCGCTGATCTGATTCATTCCATCCCTGAGCAGATTGCCGAGATCTCAAGCTTCGCGACGCTCCTGCCCGGCGACGTCATCATGACCGGCACCCCGAACGCGTACGGCAGTTTGAAGCCGGGCGACGAGGCCATCGTCAACATCGAAGGCATCGGCTCGTTGCGCAACGTGGTGGTCAAGGGCTGA